In Drosophila yakuba strain Tai18E2 chromosome X, Prin_Dyak_Tai18E2_2.1, whole genome shotgun sequence, a single genomic region encodes these proteins:
- the LOC6525058 gene encoding farnesol dehydrogenase translates to MERWQNRVAVVTGASSGIGSAIAKDLVLAGMTVVGLARRVDRVKELQKELPAEKRGKLFALYCDVGNESSVNEAFDWIIQKLGAVDVLVNNAGILQSGYLVDMNPAAMQQVLQTNIMGIVLCTQRAVRSMRERKFDGHVVVINSILGHKTMTATEGVAPDVNLYPPSKHAVTALAEGYRQEFFGLGTRIKITSVSPGVVDTEILPDSIRDAIKDRMLHSEDISQGVLYAIATPPHVQVHELIIKPLGETM, encoded by the exons atggaacgCTGGCAAAATCGCGTGGCCGTCGTCACTGGCGCCAGTTCGGGCATCGGATCGGCGATAGCCAAGGATCTGGTGCTGGCCGGGATGACGGTGGTTGGACTGGCGCGTCGCGTGGATCGCGTCAAGGAGCTGCAAAAGGAGCTGCCGGCGGAGAAGAGGGGCAAACTCTTTGCCCTCTACTGTGATGTGGGCAACGAGAGTTCCGTGAACGAGGCCTTCGACTGGATCATCCAGAAGCTGGGCGCCGTCGATGTGCTGGTCAACAACGCGGGCATCTTGCAGTCGGGCTACCTGGTGGACATGAATCCGGCCGCAATGCAGCAGGTCCTGCAGACGAACATCATGGGCATCGTTTTGTGCACCCAGCGAGCGGTGCGTTCTATGAGGGAGCGCAAATTCGATGGCCATGTGGTGGTCATCAATAGCATCCTGGGGCACAAGACCATGACGGCCACGGAGGGCGTGGCGCCCGATGTCAACCTCTATCCGCCCAGCAAGCATGCGGTCACGGCCCTGGCCGAAGGTTATCGCCAAGAGTTCTTCGGTCTGGGCACCCGCATCAAGATCACG AGCGTCAGTCCGGGCGTGGTGGATACGGAGATCCTGCCGGACAGCATTAGGGACGCCATCAAGGACCGAATGCTTCACTCCGAGGACATCTCGCAGGGAGTGTTGTACGCCATTGCCACGCCGCCACATGTCCAGGTGCACGAGCTGATCATCAAGCCCCTTGGAGAGACCATGTAG
- the LOC6525059 gene encoding cytoplasmic dynein 1 light intermediate chain 1, giving the protein MALDSGTQTNALTSSFTTKKKDAAAEKENLWSAILNEVQTQGSTKLPSNKSVLVLGDNATGKTTLIAKLQGVEDPKKGSGLEYAYIDVKDEYRDDMTRLGVWVLDGDPGHTNLLHYALNETNYAHTLVILTVSMTQPWGWLEQLNHWIKVLGQHIESLQLDAKEKEAARQRLATTWQSYCEVGDDLDPGSPVKRTMRNNSIDEDDLLPLTEDALITNLGLDIVVVVTKTDYMTTLEKEYEYRDEHFDFIQQWIRNFCLRHGTSLFYTSVKEDKNCDVLYKYLTHRIYGLPFRTPALVVEKDAVLIPAGWDSLKKISILYENMHGVKAENPYTDIIKSPPIRKAVSNREAEVQTEDEQAFLARQQEILKQGDQVRGESPLRSQGVGSNKSGPRTPGTAGQSSPKKIDPKLTPATPGAEGVLANFFNSLLHKKSGSPASGGSGGAGNPAGPGRTANGTDAVMTPEKLAVRTDAAAELDRLSRSVKKEIDMSQSEC; this is encoded by the exons atggcGCTGGACAGTGGGACGCAAACGAATGCGCTGACATCATCTTTTACCACGAAGAAAAAGGATGCGGCAGCGGAAAAGGAGAACCTATG GTCAGCGATATTGAATGAAGTACAAACACAAGGCAGCACAAAACTTCCATCAAACAAATCTGTACTAGTATTAGGCGACAATGCCACCGGAAAGACGACACTCATTGCCAAACTGCAGGGCGTCGAGGATCCGAAGAAGGGTTCCGGCCTGGAGTATGCCTACATTGATGTCAAGGATGAGTACAGAGACG ACATGACGCGTTTGGGCGTTTGGGTCCTGGACGGCGATCCAGGACACACAAACCTGCTACACTATGCGCTCAACGAAACGAActatgcacacacactcgtcATCCTCACCGTTTCGATGACGCAGCCGTGGGGCTGGCTGGAGCAGCTTAACCATTGGATCAAGGTCCTGGGCCAGCACATTGAGAGCCTGCAGCTGGACGCCAAAGAGAAGGAGGCGGCCCGCCAGCGACTGGCCACCACGTGGCAGAGCTACTGCGAGGTGGGCGATGATCTGGATCCGGGCTCCCCAGTCAAGCGGACGATGCGCAACAACTCGATCGACGAGGATGACCTGCTGCCGCTGACGGAGGACGCACTAATTACAAATCTGGGCCTCGACATCGTTGTTGTGGTCACAAAG ACGGACTACATGACCACGCTGGAAAAGGAGTACGAGTATCGTGACGAGCACTTTGACTTCATCCAACAGTGGATACGTAACTTCTGTCTGCGGCATGGCACTTCGCTCTTCTACACGAGCGTCAAGGAAGACAAGAACTGTGATGTCCTCTACAAGTATCTGACGCATCGAATTTATGGTCTACCATTCCGTACGCCAGCGCTAGTCGTTGAGAAGGATGCGGTACTCAT TCCGGCTGGCTGGGATAGCCTGAAGAAGATTAGTATTTTGTACGAGAATATGCATGGAGTCAAGGCCGAGAATCCCTACACAGATATTATTAAATCGCCACCAATTAGAAAG GCGGTTTCCAATCGCGAGGCGGAAGTGCAGACGGAGGATGAGCAGGCATTCCTGGCTCGCCAGCAGGAGATCCTCAAGCAGGGCGACCAGGTGCGCGGTGAGTCGCCACTGCGATCGCAGGGCGTGGGCAGCAATAAGAGCGGACCCCGAACGCCCGGCACCGCAGGACAGAGTTCACCCAAAAAG ATTGATCCCAAGCTGACGCCAGCCACGCCCGGCGCCGAAggcgttttggccaacttcttTAACTCGCTGCTGCACAAAAAGTCGGGCAGTCCGGCGAGCGGCGGTTCCGGTGGAGCCGGTAATCCGGCGGGTCCGGGTCGCACTGCCAACGGTACGGATGCAGTAATGACGCCCGAGAAGCTGGCCGTGCGCACAGATGCGGCCGCCGAGTTGGACCGATTATCGCGCAGTGTAAAAAAGGAGATCGACATGTCGCAGAGTGAGTGTTGA
- the LOC6525060 gene encoding armadillo repeat-containing protein 2, translating to MGQRCWMGWSACPLAWCTRKSQTKRKFSRQTISLPSRSPSRTVGRGGRALHIFQYYQIGVLRSRMSLLLRRRSRSETRPQANPVEKTKQPDSDKLDKQQQQANHHQMRHHQPHASEQNLNKLGLVSSGSSGNGMGRRKTSAELISEAKMFLGESVNAVPLMATGGARLVSTRRPITPRESGRVLYGKVALAGRPPSAFSMRYLQNEKPSTPRQLPALSGSGPATPMPTRNGALLCQSSTETLIELLKQHSGLKDCSDETVQHINAILQELYTRVRKQERNYKRGFILGGLYGLVECSSPRVLLAVARVVLALRVTGSNLTGACKLIFKVARHEQHDALFHEHDVLELLIDGLGHASPLDEPEACIYAYGCIRFLTASSAQERDDALNRNWIGLESSGESHSLPIPAPMPPALSAISTSLCPRKLTGQQTLVSRLARHGAVELMILHLQMLNEAGATKRLQGPPLHTLYQLSAAMRALADVSQQQQRLQLQLQLACPHLIRAAEVSMGEMEVQANVVRTLSVLSEDSDCCETLHNYAARIGLLLGPSCAGGGQCSERLLAVLSRLGYMLGNILAKHETARIQYFHNDVAMEYLLNILEQLNERSPSSVAHLDAQIKLIRVVANMSVNPEVGAGLGNVRSLGAVLLKLLSKTSEELTKKKSPEQQELLHATLGALHNLCFYQDKQAAVQPLAKGSLQSLIDDLSASLAKVLGNCQTSVTKVELARVLGNLTRNEQARRCFCAAGGLPLMVQQLTKQAAGQDYELRTCAIGVLVNLLGDGEQRGPFLQLRGAELLSLLLRGSLEQEDWFLANIVCQALWNLLIDGHCAANLCQSGHILDEVSDLLADYLDEDRLSPGDDDNDNDEDDPERESENLDVTETDPEAHDALWEDFALVATDLLERIQNNFDRQQQSQALLPQNADNEDDNDVFIEEM from the exons ATGGGGCAGAGGTGTTGGATGGGGTGGAGTGCTTGCCCGTTGGCATGGTGCACGCGAAAAAGCCAAACGAAACGTAAATTTTCCAGGCAAACCATCTCGCTGCCTTCGAGGAGTCCATCGAGAACTGTTGGTCGCGGTGGTCGAGCGTTgcacatttttcaatattacCAAATTGGAGTATTACGTTCTAGGATGAGTTTGCTATTGCGGCGACGTTCGCGCAGCGAGACACGTCCTCAGGCGAATCCGGTGGAGAAGACCAAACAGCCGGACTCGGATAAGTTggacaagcagcagcagcaggcgaaTCACCACCAGATGCGCCACCACCAGCCGCATGCCAGTGAACAGAATCTGAACAAACTGGGCCTGGTTTCCAGTGGCTCCAGTGGCAATGGAATGGGCAGACGCAAGACATCCGCGGAACTCATAAGCGAGGCCAAGATGTTCCTGGGCGAATCGGTAAACGCTGTTCCACTGATGGCCACCGGTGGTGCTCGCTTGGTTAGCACTCGACGACCTATTACGCCCCGCGAATCCGGACGAGTTTTGTACGGCAAAGTTGCCCTGGCTGGACGTCCACCAAGTGCCTTTTC CATGCGGTATCTGCAGAACGAGAAACCATCAACGCCCCGCCAGTTGCCGGCTCTATCTGGTTCTGGTCCCGCCACACCCATGCCCACCCGGAATGGAGCTCTGCTCTGTCAATCCAGCACAGAAACGCTGATCGAACTGCTCAAGCAGCACAGTGGTCTCAAGGATTGCAGCGACGAGACAGTGCAGCACATTAATGCG ATCCTCCAGGAGCTTTATACCCGTGTCAGAAAGCAGGAGCGCAACTACAAGCGTGGCTTCATCCTAGGCGGACTCTATGGTTTGGTGGAGTGCAGTTCGCCACGCGTTCTTTTGGCTGTGGCTCGCGTAGTTTTGGCT CTTCGGGTGACGGGCAGCAATCTCACGGGTGCCTGCAAGCTGATCTTCAAGGTGGCCAGGCATGAGCAGCACGATGCCCTGTTCCACGAACACGACGTGTTGGAATTGCTCATTGATGGTTTGGGACACGCCTCGCCACTGGATGAGCCGGAGGCTTGCATTTATGCCTATGGTTGCATACGTTTTCTAACCGCCAGCAGTGCCCAGGAGCGGGATGATGCCCTCAACCGCAATTGGATTGGGCTGGAGAGCTCCGGCGAGAGTCACTCGCTGCCCATTCCTGCTCCAATGCCTCCGGCTCTGTCGGCCATCTCGACTTCGCTTTGTCCCAGGAAATTGACGGGTCAGCAAACGTTAGTGTCCCGCCTGGCTCGTCATGGAGCCGTGGAGCTGATGATCTTGCACCTGCAGATGTTGAATGAGGCTGGGGCAACCAAACGGCTCCAGGGTCCGCCGCTGCACACACTCTATCAACTGTCGGCGGCCATGAGAGCTCTGGCAGATGTTtcccagcaacagcagcgttTGCAGCTTCAATTGCAACTGGCATGTCCACATCTCATCCGAGCGGCCGAGGTATCAATGGGCGAAATGGAGGTCCAGGCCAATGTGGTGCGCACTCTCAG TGTGCTTTCGGAGGACTCGGATTGCTGTGAAACGCTGCACAACTATGCTGCCAGGATTGGCCTGCTCCTGGGTCCCTCGTGCGCCGGCGGTGGGCAGTGCAGTGAACGTCTCCTGGCGGTTCTAAGTCGTTTGGGCTACATGCTGGGCAATATACTGGCCAAACACGAAACTGCACGCATACAG TACTTTCACAACGATGTGGCCATGGAGTATCTTCTGAATATTTTGGAACAGCTGAACGAACGCTCACCCAGCAGTGTGGCTCATTTGGATGCTCAAATCAAGTTGATACGAGTTGTGGCCAATATGAGTGTGAATCCCGAGGTGGGCGCCGGTTTGGGAAATGTCCGTTCTTTGGGCGCTGTGCTGCTGAAGCTTTTGAGCAAGACCAGCGAGGAGTTGACCAAGAAGAAG TCGCCGGAACAGCAGGAACTTTTGCATGCCACCTTGGGAGCCCTGCACAATCTGTGTTTCTACCAGGACAAACAGGCAGCTGTGCAGCCTTTGGCCAAGGGATCTCTGCAGAGTCTTATTGACGACTTGTCCGCCTCGTTGGCCAAAGTGTTGGGCAACTGCCAGACGTCGGTGACCAAAGTGGAGTTGGCCCGTGTGCTGGGTAACCTGACGAGGAACGAGCAGGCACGTCGTTGTTTCTGTGCCGCCGGAGGATTGCCATTGATGGTGCAGCAACTGACGAAACAGGCAGCTGGCCAGGATTATGAGCTGCGCACCTGTGCCATTGGTGTCCTGGTGAACCTTTTGGGCGATGGCGAACAGCGAGGTCCTTTTCTGCAACTGCGAGGAGCCGAACTGCTGTCGCTACTCCTGCGTGGATCCCTCGAGCAGGAGGACTGGTTTCTGGCCAACATTGTTTGCCAGGCCCTCTGGAATCTTCTCATCGACGGCCATTGTGCGGCTAATCTCTGCCAAAGCGGTCATATACTCGATGAAGTTAGTGATCTGCTGGCCGATTATCTCGATGAGGATCGATTATCACCCGGCGATGACGATAACGACAACGATGAGGATGATCCTGAGCGGGAATCGGAGAATTTGGATGTAACTGAAACGGATCCAGAAGCGCACGATGCCTTGTGGGAGGATTTCGCACTGGTGGCCACCGATCTGCTCGAACGCATCCAAAACAACTTCGATAGGCAGCAGCAATCGCAGGCATTGTTACCCCAAAATGCCGACAACGAAGATGATAACGATGTATTTATCGAAGAAATGTAG
- the LOC6525061 gene encoding protein quiver encodes MHSTSLFLSVIFLISLVSIDGLLRRCYQCRSRGELGSCKDPFTFNATDVEQEPGVAAIPCASGWCGKVIEGGGAYAIDDYDLAIQRMCVQRGPDDNMDRCADTIYNYKKVYMCFCQGDLCNGTRSWSIAPPMMLIPVLPLLAWLLQRIRN; translated from the exons ATGCACTCCACTAGCCTCTTTTTGTCTGTGATTTTCCTCATAAGTCTGGTCTCAATCGATG gCCTCCTGCGCCGCTGCTATCAGTGCCGATCCCGCGGAGAATTGGGCAGCTGCAAGGACCCCTTTACTTTCAATGCGACGGATGTGGAGCAGGAGCCGGGAGTGGCGGCCATCCCATGCGCCAGCGGCTGGTGCGGCAAGGTGATCGAGGGCGGCGGCGCCTATGCCATCGATGACTACGACCTGGCCATCCAGCGGATGTGCGTGCAGCGCGGTCCGGATGACAACATGGACCGCTGTGCGGACACCATCTACAACTACAAGAAGGTGTACATGTGCTTCTGCCAGGGCGACCTGTGCAACGGCACGAGGAGCTGGTCCATTGCACCACCGATGATGCTGATCCCCGTTCTACCGCTGCTCGCCTGGCTGCTCCAGCGGATCCGAAACTAG
- the LOC6525062 gene encoding uncharacterized protein LOC6525062: MSGTHKEHKYTKFRYYMEKCYVLPLELKNDIIYCQRALRDFLKVHGLVSDVFKEQADADPVQMRRILDELEEEVYEINGEQQFLLMRLNDDLEGFCIKLKENNIASLPEMANEYVSAQIVPLIADSNYKITPQSVMARDNEEMLIRKHFLLSQDDDAGVPPLKLSELDENIPLMLAPPVRGLGQQIAAVQPQVNWPKVEEAPAPVPPPQSQSELIKRSLDSTAPKRRNITCSSPPPLAPITKTVVAAVPLVPPAQSQNPPMDFEVVAQSRKNLHQALKRARKTKQQPRLFDEEEDMEITSLENSRKNKTSEGRKTPPSLELTNAATNQAANALAKKSVPQMPSQGTAKNNSVKTRNTSRKSSPTPTSNTQPQPAGSPSGSSDDSSAELQQEQQRLFASAAQWRDEPRESRTLPTEYGQETFLGLFGLYTPEVLKKLNQRHSKRKRRTVQNASGVDFHYGQQLNAMDTLVLGVRGHKKTKEKSEFLLSPNEKRLQANSKRAYTRKSKSPDKVTDKSSAAGGSAASGTAVSPCQHGDGGASKCRKCRECRECKRRVEPEAMYCHLCSGFYHMDCHEATKNRQQIQLQNSRCPPCLREQDKLEK, encoded by the exons ATGAGCGGGACCCACAAGGAGCACAAGTACACCAAGTTCAGGTACTACATGGAGAAGTGCTACGTGCTGCCGCTGGAGCTGAAAAACGACATCATCTACTGCCAGCGTGCGCTGCGCGACTTCCTCAAGGTCCACGGG TTGGTCTCGGATGTCTTCAAGGAGCAGGCGGATGCG GATCCCGTGCAGATGCGCCGCATCTTGGACgaactggaggaggaggtgtaCGAGATCAATGGCGAGCAGCAGTTCCTGCTGATGCGTCTGAACGACGATCTGGAGGGATTCTGCATTAAGCTGAAGGAGAACAACATTGCCTCCCTGCCGGAAATGGCCAATGAGTACGTTTCCGCCCAGATAGTGCCTTTGATCGCCGATTCCAACTACAAGATCACTCCGCAATCGGTGATGGCTCGGGACAACGAGGAGATGCTCATCCGCAAGCACTTTCTTCTCAGCCAGGACGACGATGCGGGTGTGCCGCCGCTGAAGCTCAGCGAATTGGACGAGAATATACCGCTGATGCTGGCTCCGCCAGTTAGGGGATTGGGTCAGCAGATCGCCGCCGTTCAGCCGCAGGTGAATTGGCCCAAAGTCGAGGAGGCACCAGCGCCAGTGCCGCCGCCACAATCACAGTCGGAGTTGATAAAACGGTCGCTGGATTCGACGGCGCCCAAGCGGAGGAATATCACCTGCAGCTCACCGCCGCCTTTGGCGCCCATAACGAAAACAGTAGTGGCTGCGGTGCCATTAGTACCTCCAGCACAATCACAAAATCCTCCGATGGACTTTGAGGTTGTGGCGCAGAGCCGCAAGAACTTGCATCAGGCATTGAAAAGGGCCAGAAAGACGAAACAGCAACCCCGTTTGTTCGACGAAGAGGAGGATATGGAGATCACCAGTTTGGAGAACAGTCGCAAGAACAAGACCAGCGAGGGCAGGAAGACACCGCCATCGCTGGAGCTAACAAATGCTGCTACCAATCAGGCAGCCAATGCTCTGGCCAAGAAATCCGTGCCACAAATGCCTAGTCAGGGGACGGCGAAAAACAATTCTGTAAAGACTAGAAACACGAGCAGAAAATCTTCGCCAACGCCCACATCCAATACACAGCCGCAGCCAGCGGGTTCGCCGTCCGGCAGCTCCGATGATTCCAGTGCTgaactgcagcaggagcagcaaagGCTCTTCGCATCCGCCGCCCAGTGGCGAGATGAGCCGCGCGAGAGCCGCACCCTGCCGACAGAGTACGGCCAGGAGACGTTCCTCGGCCTCTTTGGCCTCTACACGCCGGAAGTGCTCAAGAAGCTGAACCAACGTCACTCGAAGCGCAAGCGTCGCACCGTTCAGAATGCCAGCGGTGTGGATTTCCATTATGGCCAGCAGTTGAATGCCATGGACACGTTGGTACTGGGCGTTCGTGGTCACAAAAAAACCAAGGAGAAGTCTGAATTCTTGCTATCGCCGAATGAGAAGCGGCTGCAGGCAAACTCCAAGAGGGCGTACACACGCAAGAGCAAGTCGCCGGACAAGGTTACGGACAAGAGCAGCGCAGCCGGAGGTTCTGCCGCGTCGGGAACTGCGGTCTCACCCTGTCAGCATGGAGATGGCGGCGCCTCCAAATGCCGAAAGTGCCGCGAGTGCAGGGAATGCAAACGGCGTGTGG AGCCCGAAGCGATGTACTGCCACTTATGCAGCGGATTTTACCACATGGACTGCCACGAGGCCACCAAAAATCGCCAGCAAATCCAGCTGCAGAACTCTCGCTGTCCGCCATGCTTGCGGGAGCAAGATAAGTTGGAAAAGTAG